One genomic window of Acidobacteriota bacterium includes the following:
- a CDS encoding AMIN domain-containing protein, with protein PGAIVAQITEIRFWSTLDYTRVVIDLDRDVPFTHNEVDHPYRIYLDFSRTILSAAVKGKNFAVGDSYLDRIRVGQYQLDVARVVLDFKQKGALTVFTLYDPFRVVVDIRDLGKGQSLDERKRRLARLYRESQDQAKSDDKPREQSADKSVTAPSAGKPSATPAPAGATTATSPDPKTPAKPASPAAKPAAQPPAPAGASADKPAAERPKPAGSGTLPQPSAGEPGSAGPLPPPKPNLDGRRSLTRILGMKVGKIVIDPGHGGKDTGSIGYGGIREKDVTLAIAKKLKAELESRLNIEVLLTRETDVFMPLEQRTAMASVENADLFISLHANASNDSKAAGIETFYLGLTRDSRTQLLAAVENASAQQNLSQLEDVIKKITMYEKVNESRDFATKVHRKMIGAVRKLEPSVRDRGVKKAPFVVLIGTDIPAILLEIGFISNKREAQIISQTDSQSRVAQSISLGIEDYLASLGTLARARAAAGTDHVR; from the coding sequence CGCCGGGCGCCATCGTGGCCCAGATCACCGAGATCCGCTTCTGGTCGACCCTCGATTACACCCGCGTTGTCATCGACCTGGATCGGGATGTCCCCTTCACCCACAACGAAGTGGACCACCCCTACCGGATCTACCTGGATTTCAGCCGGACGATCCTGTCCGCTGCGGTCAAGGGGAAGAATTTCGCCGTGGGTGACTCCTACCTGGACCGCATTCGCGTGGGGCAATACCAGCTCGATGTGGCCCGGGTGGTTCTCGATTTCAAGCAGAAGGGCGCGCTGACGGTGTTCACCCTCTATGATCCATTCCGGGTGGTGGTGGATATCCGCGATCTGGGCAAGGGGCAGAGCCTCGACGAGCGCAAGCGCCGCCTGGCGAGACTGTACAGGGAAAGCCAGGACCAGGCGAAGTCAGACGACAAGCCCAGGGAACAGTCGGCTGACAAATCCGTGACGGCGCCATCTGCCGGCAAGCCGTCCGCAACCCCCGCACCGGCCGGTGCAACGACCGCGACTTCGCCCGATCCCAAAACCCCGGCGAAACCGGCTTCGCCCGCGGCGAAACCGGCGGCGCAACCGCCGGCACCGGCGGGCGCTTCCGCCGACAAGCCGGCGGCGGAGCGTCCGAAACCGGCCGGGAGCGGCACCCTGCCTCAGCCGTCGGCCGGCGAGCCGGGTTCGGCCGGACCGCTTCCGCCGCCCAAACCGAATCTGGACGGCCGGCGATCGCTGACCCGCATCCTGGGCATGAAGGTGGGCAAGATCGTCATCGATCCCGGTCACGGCGGCAAGGACACCGGCTCCATCGGCTATGGCGGCATCCGGGAAAAGGACGTCACGCTGGCCATCGCCAAAAAACTGAAAGCCGAGCTGGAGAGCCGTCTGAACATCGAAGTATTGCTCACCCGCGAGACGGACGTCTTCATGCCGCTGGAGCAGCGGACCGCCATGGCCAGCGTGGAGAACGCCGACCTGTTCATCTCGCTGCACGCCAACGCGAGCAACGACAGCAAAGCGGCCGGCATCGAGACGTTCTACCTCGGTCTCACCCGCGACTCCCGCACCCAGTTGCTGGCTGCGGTGGAAAACGCCAGCGCGCAGCAGAACCTGAGCCAGCTCGAGGACGTGATCAAGAAGATCACCATGTACGAGAAGGTGAACGAGTCGCGGGATTTCGCCACAAAGGTCCATCGCAAGATGATCGGCGCCGTGCGCAAACTGGAACCGTCCGTGCGGGACCGCGGCGTTAAAAAAGCGCCTTTTGTCGTGCTGATTGGAACCGACATCCCCGCCATCCTGCTGGAAATCGGCTTCATTTCCAACAAGCGGGAGGCGCAGATCATCTCGCAGACGGACAGTCAGAGCCGCGTGGCCCAGTCCATCTCCCTGGGCATTGAGGACTACCTGGCTAGCCTGGGAACGCTGGCCCGAGCGCGGGCGGCCGCCGGGACCGACCATGTGCGCTGA
- a CDS encoding DUF362 domain-containing protein, producing MSNRPFTTPWTRREVLEDLLVPAAAGIALAGLAGCGGSGELSADKRVGAPAHDLVVVRNGEPEALVREAVAALGGMKRFVARGDRVVLKPNIGFNRVPEQAANTNPDVVRALAVEVLNAGAKTVKIFDHSLYEARHCYARSGISRAVHDLGVELEFVDERKFVEMTLGGEWLKKWPIYRDVLEADKVINVPVAKQHSTARLSLGFKNLMGVIGGRREAFHQNIHTALADLGGFVRPTLTILDAYRILVRNGPQGGSLADAVLSRTLVAGVDMVAVDAFGCSLFDIEPAQMGFIVEASRRGIGRMDLVGLKTRTVEL from the coding sequence ATGTCCAACCGTCCGTTCACCACGCCCTGGACTCGCCGGGAAGTTTTGGAGGACTTGCTTGTTCCGGCCGCGGCGGGTATCGCCCTGGCAGGCCTGGCCGGGTGCGGCGGCAGCGGGGAGCTGAGCGCCGACAAGCGCGTCGGGGCGCCGGCGCACGATCTGGTGGTGGTCCGTAACGGTGAGCCGGAGGCGCTGGTGCGCGAGGCCGTGGCGGCGCTGGGCGGCATGAAGCGGTTCGTCGCCCGGGGCGACCGTGTGGTGCTCAAACCGAACATCGGGTTCAACCGCGTGCCGGAGCAGGCGGCCAACACCAACCCGGATGTGGTCCGGGCGCTGGCTGTGGAGGTTCTCAACGCGGGGGCCAAGACGGTCAAAATCTTCGACCACAGCCTCTATGAGGCCCGCCATTGCTACGCGCGCAGCGGCATCTCCAGGGCCGTCCATGACCTGGGGGTGGAGCTGGAGTTTGTCGACGAGCGCAAATTCGTGGAGATGACGCTCGGCGGCGAGTGGTTGAAAAAGTGGCCCATCTACCGCGACGTGCTGGAGGCGGACAAGGTGATCAACGTGCCCGTCGCCAAGCAGCACAGCACCGCGCGGCTCAGCCTCGGGTTCAAGAACCTGATGGGCGTGATCGGCGGTCGGCGTGAAGCGTTTCATCAGAACATCCACACCGCGCTGGCGGACCTGGGCGGCTTCGTGCGTCCCACCCTGACGATCCTCGACGCCTACCGCATCCTGGTGCGCAACGGTCCGCAGGGGGGCTCCCTCGCCGACGCCGTCCTCTCCCGGACCTTGGTCGCCGGCGTGGACATGGTCGCCGTCGACGCGTTCGGCTGCAGTCTGTTCGACATCGAACCCGCCCAGATGGGCTTCATCGTCGAAGCCAGCCGGCGCGGCATCGGGCGCATGGACCTGGTCGGCCTCAAGACCCGAACCGTGGAGCTGTAG
- a CDS encoding 4Fe-4S binding protein, whose protein sequence is MNRATRLFRLVNFRRFSQIVCFVLFLFLFFRMEFPPVGPAGELEAFRIQAPVGLFFYLDPLLAVTTWIASREFLPVLLWSLITVLSAILLNRAFCGWICPFGTLQQLFAAGKTARRRAVRSGRWRWNPRRNLKYLVLAFFLAGSLLGLQQVGWLDPFSFLTRSLAVWVHPALGLGLDGVVRVLDWIGWMAAADTLIAGLRGVVVPFDSRFFLHAFCIGLTFGVVLALNRFETRFWCRYLCPLGAWLGVCAARAPLTLHKHADRCTRCNRCLQGCQGGDQPIPGEPWISSECHLCANCVDVCPEDALEFRFRFARPVPAERRPLADLSRRAVLGAAVGGFVLAPLQAIGAENAEQDRKVFKASDKLIRPPGARAEDDFLSRCVRCGACMKVCPTNALHPAAFEGGVGALWTPIVVPKIGYCDDRCTLCGQVCPTEAIRPTTLDDRLGRNGRTPVRLGLAYVDRNRCLPWAQAKPCIVCEEVCPTIQGQKAIKLVRDRVQAPDGRWADVQKPVIDAAFCIGCGICENKCPIADRAAILVTCVGESSSVANQISLPGGQ, encoded by the coding sequence ATGAACCGCGCGACACGCCTTTTCCGCCTGGTGAATTTTCGCCGGTTCAGCCAGATCGTCTGCTTCGTGCTGTTCCTGTTCTTGTTCTTCCGGATGGAATTTCCGCCGGTTGGACCGGCGGGCGAGCTGGAGGCCTTCCGCATCCAGGCACCAGTGGGACTGTTCTTTTACCTCGATCCGCTCCTCGCGGTGACGACATGGATCGCCTCCCGGGAGTTCCTGCCGGTCCTGCTCTGGTCCCTGATCACCGTCCTGTCGGCCATCCTGCTCAACCGGGCATTCTGCGGCTGGATTTGTCCGTTCGGCACCCTGCAGCAGCTGTTCGCCGCCGGTAAAACTGCCCGCCGGCGGGCAGTGCGGAGCGGGCGCTGGCGCTGGAACCCGAGGCGCAACCTGAAGTACCTGGTCCTCGCGTTCTTCCTAGCCGGGAGCCTGTTGGGTCTGCAGCAGGTGGGCTGGCTCGATCCGTTTTCGTTTCTGACGCGGTCCTTGGCCGTCTGGGTGCATCCGGCGCTGGGGTTGGGTCTGGACGGGGTGGTTCGCGTGCTGGATTGGATCGGGTGGATGGCGGCCGCCGACACCCTGATCGCCGGACTGCGGGGCGTGGTCGTCCCCTTCGACAGCCGCTTCTTCCTGCATGCGTTCTGCATCGGACTCACCTTCGGGGTCGTGCTGGCGCTCAACCGCTTCGAAACCCGTTTCTGGTGCCGCTACCTCTGCCCGCTGGGTGCTTGGCTGGGGGTGTGTGCGGCGCGGGCCCCATTGACCCTCCACAAGCACGCGGACCGCTGCACCCGGTGCAACCGGTGCCTGCAGGGGTGCCAGGGCGGCGACCAGCCGATCCCTGGGGAACCCTGGATCTCATCCGAGTGCCACCTGTGCGCCAACTGCGTCGACGTGTGTCCCGAGGACGCGCTGGAGTTTCGGTTCCGCTTCGCGCGTCCGGTGCCGGCGGAGCGCCGGCCGCTGGCCGACCTCAGCCGCCGGGCTGTGCTGGGCGCGGCCGTGGGCGGATTCGTGCTGGCGCCTCTCCAGGCCATCGGGGCGGAGAACGCAGAGCAGGACCGGAAGGTCTTCAAGGCGAGCGACAAGCTCATCCGCCCGCCGGGCGCCCGGGCCGAGGACGATTTCCTGAGCCGGTGCGTGCGGTGCGGCGCGTGCATGAAGGTGTGTCCGACGAACGCGTTACACCCGGCGGCGTTCGAAGGCGGCGTGGGCGCCCTGTGGACGCCCATCGTGGTGCCCAAGATCGGCTATTGCGACGACCGCTGCACGCTGTGCGGTCAGGTGTGTCCCACCGAGGCCATCCGACCGACCACGCTGGATGATCGGCTCGGCCGGAACGGCCGGACGCCGGTCCGCCTGGGCCTGGCGTATGTGGACCGGAACCGATGCCTGCCGTGGGCCCAGGCCAAGCCGTGCATCGTGTGCGAGGAGGTCTGCCCCACCATCCAGGGGCAGAAGGCAATCAAACTGGTCCGGGACCGGGTCCAGGCGCCGGACGGCCGGTGGGCCGACGTCCAGAAACCGGTCATCGATGCGGCCTTTTGCATCGGCTGCGGGATCTGCGAGAACAAGTGCCCCATCGCCGACCGGGCCGCGATTCTGGTCACTTGCGTGGGCGAGAGCAGCTCGGTGGCCAACCAGATCTCGCTGCCCGGCGGTCAATAG
- a CDS encoding Crp/Fnr family transcriptional regulator translates to MTSIDFFKRIPLFHNLTAAELQNLQPIFQEREYKKNQVIFIEEETGQYMYIVKYGEVKVLQTTPDGRENILAIHGPGDTFGELSLLDNETTPATVVAMEDCKIISISKQHFEAVLMKNAQVVESLLTILCRKLRDSWKTIQILKFNDAETRLKHVLMSLARVDGQWEEDEVLISTKITHQDLAEIAGTSRETISRIISKLQAQKMLRIRAHKFVLVGHDRWKNVQP, encoded by the coding sequence GTGACCAGCATCGATTTTTTCAAACGCATCCCCCTGTTTCACAATCTGACTGCGGCCGAGCTTCAGAATCTCCAGCCCATCTTTCAGGAGCGCGAGTACAAGAAAAACCAGGTCATTTTCATCGAGGAAGAGACCGGCCAGTACATGTACATCGTCAAGTACGGCGAGGTAAAGGTGCTCCAAACCACGCCGGACGGCCGAGAGAACATCCTCGCGATCCACGGGCCCGGCGACACGTTCGGCGAGCTCTCTCTCCTGGACAATGAAACCACCCCGGCCACGGTGGTGGCGATGGAAGACTGCAAGATCATCTCGATCTCCAAGCAGCATTTCGAGGCCGTGCTGATGAAGAACGCCCAGGTGGTGGAATCGCTGCTGACCATCTTGTGTCGGAAACTGCGGGATTCCTGGAAGACCATCCAGATTCTGAAATTCAACGACGCCGAAACCCGTCTCAAGCATGTCCTGATGAGCCTAGCCCGCGTGGACGGTCAGTGGGAGGAAGATGAGGTGCTGATCTCGACGAAGATCACCCACCAGGACCTGGCGGAGATTGCCGGCACTTCTCGTGAGACCATCAGCCGGATCATCTCCAAGCTGCAGGCTCAGAAGATGCTGAGAATCCGAGCCCACAAATTCGTCCTGGTGGGCCACGACCGCTGGAAAAACGTGCAACCATGA
- a CDS encoding response regulator: MHASILVVEDEPSVREILTWRLMEEGYNCQPAPNAQNALDFFQHGQRFDLMMSDIRMPGMSGIDLLKKVRALDPDLAVIMVTAVSDMSIAIETLKMGASDYITKPFNLDEVCIAVERALEKRSLILKNREYQLFLEDKVEEQTVQIKNLYLDAIKSLVSALEAKDKYTEGHSRRVTRYAVEIARIMGISREQIQKVYLAGLLHDIGKIGVKESVLNKPTSLDAEEFSHIYYHPAISAKILSPILRDTDILGYVKHHHEYWDGNGRPDGLNGEAIPIGARILSVADAFDAITSDRPYRTARPVSYAVEEIQKCSGTQFDPVIVAAFLKFVETFFPGVEYLRPVVERVFPDLQAATPNMDDILQKQP; this comes from the coding sequence ATGCACGCGTCCATCCTGGTTGTCGAAGACGAGCCGAGCGTACGTGAGATTCTGACCTGGCGGCTCATGGAGGAAGGGTACAACTGCCAACCGGCGCCCAACGCCCAAAATGCGCTGGATTTTTTTCAACACGGCCAGCGGTTCGACCTGATGATGAGCGACATCCGGATGCCGGGCATGAGTGGCATCGACCTGCTGAAGAAGGTCCGCGCCCTGGACCCCGACTTGGCGGTGATCATGGTGACCGCGGTGTCCGACATGAGCATCGCCATCGAAACGCTCAAGATGGGCGCCTCCGATTACATCACCAAGCCATTCAATCTCGACGAGGTGTGCATCGCCGTCGAGCGGGCCCTGGAGAAGCGCAGCCTGATCCTGAAGAACCGGGAGTATCAGCTGTTCCTGGAAGACAAGGTCGAGGAGCAGACCGTCCAAATCAAGAACCTGTACCTGGACGCGATCAAGTCGCTGGTCTCGGCGCTGGAAGCCAAGGACAAGTACACTGAGGGCCATTCCCGCCGGGTCACCCGGTACGCCGTGGAAATCGCTCGGATCATGGGCATTTCCCGCGAGCAGATTCAGAAGGTGTATCTCGCCGGCCTGCTGCACGACATCGGCAAGATCGGGGTCAAGGAAAGCGTCCTCAACAAGCCCACCTCGCTCGACGCCGAGGAATTCTCGCACATCTACTATCACCCGGCCATCAGCGCCAAGATCCTGTCGCCGATTCTGCGCGACACCGACATCCTGGGCTACGTCAAACACCACCATGAGTACTGGGACGGCAACGGCCGACCGGACGGGCTCAACGGCGAGGCGATCCCCATCGGCGCCCGCATCCTGTCGGTGGCCGACGCCTTCGACGCCATCACGTCCGACCGCCCGTACCGGACCGCCCGCCCGGTCTCCTATGCCGTCGAGGAGATCCAGAAGTGTTCCGGCACCCAGTTCGACCCGGTCATCGTGGCGGCCTTCCTGAAATTCGTTGAGACCTTCTTTCCGGGGGTCGAGTATCTGCGGCCGGTGGTGGAGCGGGTGTTTCCCGACCTGCAGGCGGCCACCCCCAACATGGACGACATCCTCCAGAAACAGCCATAA
- a CDS encoding PAS domain S-box protein, translated as MDNRYLSFEIDKLLEENRKLRSENRNFREILSCDQDLIIRFHLLDRCFQYVSPAAVTLTGHQPSAFYENPGLLAELVDTEHRPAFDAFWQAAAAGSADTELQLRLRRSDSLTVWAAMRTWPVINHLGTQVAVIGSIRDISLQKQMEERIRKLEGLIPICAGCKKIRLPDHTWQEIESFLAGRSNMDFTHGLCPECRHRYFPSHP; from the coding sequence GTGGATAACCGTTACCTCTCCTTCGAAATCGACAAGCTGCTGGAGGAAAACCGGAAGCTGCGCTCCGAGAACCGCAATTTCCGCGAGATCCTTTCCTGCGACCAAGACCTCATCATCCGTTTCCACCTTCTCGACCGTTGCTTCCAGTATGTCAGCCCGGCGGCCGTCACTCTGACCGGACATCAGCCGTCGGCATTCTACGAAAACCCCGGACTGCTCGCCGAGCTGGTGGACACCGAGCACCGGCCGGCCTTCGATGCGTTCTGGCAGGCGGCGGCAGCGGGCTCAGCCGACACGGAGCTCCAGCTCCGGCTGCGTCGGTCCGACAGCCTCACGGTCTGGGCCGCCATGCGGACATGGCCGGTGATCAACCACCTGGGCACCCAGGTGGCCGTGATCGGCAGCATCCGGGACATTTCGCTGCAGAAACAGATGGAGGAGCGCATCCGCAAACTGGAGGGCCTCATTCCCATCTGCGCCGGCTGCAAGAAGATCCGCCTGCCCGATCACACGTGGCAGGAGATCGAAAGCTTCCTGGCCGGCCGGTCCAACATGGATTTCACCCACGGCCTCTGCCCGGAGTGCCGCCACCGCTACTTCCCGTCACACCCTTGA
- a CDS encoding GNAT family N-acetyltransferase, with translation MIRPAAIDNLPVLMDIEHRCFLRDQFSEALYTGFLLRPDCEVFLSLAGETPIGSLVLLFPAELDACHVISVAVVPEHQGRGFGRELMAWAETRALAKRCRQLQLEVRKNNRRARTIYEALDYQNTRVLKDYYGKGVDGILYVKSLPESSTR, from the coding sequence ATGATTCGGCCGGCGGCAATCGACAACCTGCCGGTGCTCATGGACATCGAGCACCGCTGCTTCCTCCGGGACCAGTTCAGCGAAGCCCTCTACACCGGCTTTCTGCTGCGCCCCGACTGCGAGGTGTTCCTGTCTCTGGCCGGCGAAACACCCATCGGCTCGCTGGTTCTGCTCTTCCCCGCCGAGCTGGACGCGTGCCATGTGATCTCGGTCGCTGTGGTTCCGGAACACCAGGGCCGCGGCTTCGGCCGCGAACTCATGGCCTGGGCGGAGACGCGGGCGCTGGCCAAGCGGTGCCGGCAGCTGCAACTGGAGGTCCGGAAGAACAACCGCCGCGCCCGGACGATTTACGAGGCCCTCGACTACCAAAATACCCGTGTTCTGAAAGATTATTACGGCAAGGGTGTCGACGGCATCCTGTATGTCAAATCCCTGCCCGAGAGTTCAACCCGTTAG
- a CDS encoding adenosylhomocysteinase, whose amino-acid sequence MDYKIKDIALAEQGALKVRWAESRMPVMMALRERFAKEQPLKGMRIAGCLHVTKETAVLVKTLKAAGARVAWSGCNPLSTQDDIAAALVADGISVYAWHGMNVEEFYWCIDKTLEIKPTLTLDDGADLIFTVHNRHPELAAAIIGGTEETTTGVHRLRAMGAHGKLMYPVVAVNDAETKWDFDNVYGTGQSSLDGILRATNVLLAGKHFVVAGYGHCGRGCAVRAKGMGARVIATEVKATAALKAVLDGCRVMTMDEAAAVGDIFITATGVKDVIIGRHFERMKDGAIVCNTGHYDVEVNLNDLAGLAKSVREIRPNNEEYTLPDGRRIYVLAKGRLVNLAAAEGHPSEVMDMSFANQFMSMLFLARHGKGLEKKVHDIPETQDQEIATLKLATMGVSIDTLTEEQIRYVDDYSAGT is encoded by the coding sequence GTGGATTACAAGATCAAGGACATCGCCCTCGCCGAGCAAGGCGCACTCAAGGTCCGCTGGGCCGAGTCCCGGATGCCGGTGATGATGGCTCTGCGGGAGCGGTTCGCCAAAGAACAGCCACTCAAGGGGATGCGGATCGCCGGCTGCCTGCATGTGACCAAGGAGACCGCAGTGCTGGTAAAAACGCTGAAGGCGGCGGGCGCCCGGGTGGCCTGGTCGGGCTGCAACCCGCTCTCCACGCAGGACGACATCGCCGCCGCGCTCGTCGCCGATGGCATCTCTGTCTACGCCTGGCACGGGATGAACGTCGAGGAGTTTTACTGGTGCATCGACAAGACCCTGGAGATCAAGCCCACCCTGACGCTGGACGACGGCGCCGACTTGATTTTCACCGTGCACAACCGCCATCCGGAGCTGGCGGCCGCCATTATCGGAGGCACCGAGGAGACCACCACCGGCGTCCACCGGTTGCGGGCAATGGGCGCTCACGGCAAGCTGATGTATCCGGTGGTCGCCGTCAACGATGCTGAGACCAAGTGGGATTTTGACAACGTCTACGGCACCGGGCAGTCGTCCCTGGACGGGATCTTGCGCGCCACCAACGTCCTCCTGGCCGGGAAGCACTTCGTGGTCGCCGGCTACGGCCACTGCGGCCGGGGCTGTGCCGTCCGGGCCAAGGGGATGGGCGCCCGGGTGATCGCCACCGAGGTGAAGGCCACTGCGGCCCTCAAGGCGGTGCTGGACGGCTGTCGGGTGATGACCATGGACGAGGCGGCGGCGGTAGGCGATATCTTCATCACCGCCACCGGCGTCAAGGACGTGATTATTGGACGCCATTTCGAGCGGATGAAGGACGGCGCCATCGTCTGCAACACCGGCCACTACGACGTGGAGGTCAACCTGAACGACCTGGCCGGCTTGGCCAAGTCCGTGCGGGAGATCCGGCCCAACAACGAGGAATACACGCTGCCGGATGGACGGCGGATCTACGTCCTGGCCAAAGGCCGGCTGGTCAACCTGGCCGCGGCGGAAGGCCATCCGTCCGAGGTCATGGACATGAGCTTCGCCAACCAGTTCATGAGCATGCTGTTCCTGGCCCGGCACGGGAAGGGGCTTGAGAAGAAGGTTCATGACATTCCGGAGACGCAGGACCAAGAGATCGCGACGCTGAAGCTGGCGACGATGGGCGTGTCCATCGACACCCTGACTGAGGAGCAGATTCGGTACGTTGACGATTACTCCGCCGGCACATGA
- a CDS encoding PDZ domain-containing protein, with product MSRTAPPISLPSRRRWFGAMAAVLALAVGGTAAGAEPVILPVVPVRVTMTVAGFEPAAAAGASASRYVTLPGSVMDNSAALSIQQEILLPGVVWDDAHSVVVGLQWLLPQAMLSETTFQVLSLPDRPVKLDTLGIDERIGLLIAGAAAPVATDAPLRQSGIRMPPVPDTDWKMVCVPAGRSFRLIPVRALSRQALAPLVQAGAPPILAPVFRSNGDFDGFCYPFRTGNVPADGWEWLPAPDIRNRVDYISRHRVDLLSGYLGVFFGSAENTDRRARPAVFVRSVVPASPAANAGLRPGDRVGRIGPQPVESVQQAVMLLRRHAPNSQVRLEVVREGETLTRDVVLGRRQVVARTETDRLLKMLPEPRHRDLATVTAGQRSAAAAEPAAVPTMGIFMHPASRQLRSMLGWTGEGGVLISAVLPGYPAAVAGLQAGDVLLNIQEQPVTDMAAIPKLLRNLQSGRQITVRYFRQGEIRTTRVTVK from the coding sequence ATGAGCCGCACCGCACCCCCCATCTCACTCCCCTCCCGGCGCCGCTGGTTTGGCGCCATGGCCGCCGTGCTGGCTCTGGCGGTCGGAGGCACCGCCGCCGGCGCCGAACCGGTCATCCTGCCGGTGGTCCCGGTGCGTGTCACCATGACCGTCGCCGGCTTTGAGCCGGCAGCGGCAGCCGGAGCCTCAGCATCCAGGTATGTCACCCTACCCGGCTCGGTGATGGACAACTCGGCCGCCCTCTCCATCCAGCAGGAAATCCTGCTGCCCGGTGTCGTGTGGGACGACGCGCACAGCGTGGTGGTGGGTCTGCAGTGGCTGCTGCCGCAGGCCATGCTCTCCGAGACGACGTTCCAGGTGCTGTCGCTGCCCGACCGTCCGGTCAAGCTGGACACGCTGGGCATCGACGAACGCATCGGGCTGCTCATCGCGGGGGCGGCCGCCCCGGTCGCGACCGACGCGCCGCTCAGGCAGTCGGGCATCCGCATGCCGCCGGTGCCCGACACCGACTGGAAGATGGTCTGCGTACCCGCGGGCCGGTCGTTCCGGCTGATCCCGGTCCGGGCGCTCTCCCGCCAGGCACTGGCGCCGCTGGTCCAGGCCGGCGCGCCCCCGATCCTGGCGCCGGTCTTTCGGTCGAACGGCGACTTCGACGGGTTCTGTTATCCGTTCCGAACCGGCAACGTTCCAGCCGACGGCTGGGAATGGCTGCCGGCTCCGGACATTCGCAACCGCGTCGATTACATCTCCCGGCACCGGGTCGACCTGCTCTCGGGCTATCTGGGCGTCTTCTTCGGCTCGGCCGAGAACACGGACCGACGCGCGCGGCCGGCGGTGTTCGTCCGCAGCGTCGTGCCGGCGTCGCCCGCGGCCAACGCCGGCCTGCGGCCGGGCGATCGCGTCGGCCGGATCGGCCCGCAGCCGGTGGAGTCGGTGCAGCAGGCGGTGATGCTGCTGCGCCGCCACGCCCCGAACAGCCAGGTCCGGCTCGAGGTCGTCCGTGAAGGCGAGACGCTGACCCGCGACGTGGTGCTGGGACGGCGGCAGGTCGTCGCCCGGACGGAGACCGACCGTCTCCTGAAGATGCTGCCGGAACCCCGGCATCGCGACCTGGCGACGGTCACCGCCGGCCAGCGGTCCGCGGCCGCCGCCGAGCCAGCCGCCGTCCCGACCATGGGCATCTTCATGCACCCGGCCTCCCGGCAGCTGCGCTCGATGTTGGGCTGGACGGGCGAAGGCGGCGTGCTGATCTCGGCGGTTCTGCCCGGATATCCGGCCGCCGTCGCCGGGCTCCAGGCCGGCGACGTGCTGCTGAATATCCAGGAACAACCGGTGACCGACATGGCCGCAATCCCAAAGCTCCTGCGCAACCTTCAGTCCGGCCGGCAGATCACCGTCCGCTACTTCCGGCAGGGGGAAATCCGGACCACCCGGGTCACCGTGAAATGA
- a CDS encoding sigma-70 family RNA polymerase sigma factor, with the protein MIQANACDRLAQLDDNALMLFARNGEGDAYMELVRRYKQLMVNYVYRLVWDYDCATELAQEVFVRLFRNIDRYDHRLKFSTWIYKIATNLAFDELRRRKRRQTQPFTREIESLPDDHAARHDPQAAHRPDPEQALLRSEAAQAILAALQELPADHRQLFVLKEMEQLPLEEISQITGIKVGTLKSRLFRSREFLRERLTGYFQRGHA; encoded by the coding sequence ATGATTCAAGCGAACGCCTGTGACCGCCTGGCGCAACTGGACGACAACGCCCTCATGCTGTTCGCGCGGAACGGAGAAGGCGACGCGTACATGGAGCTGGTCCGCCGCTACAAGCAGCTCATGGTCAACTACGTCTATCGGCTGGTGTGGGACTACGACTGCGCGACGGAACTGGCCCAGGAGGTTTTCGTGCGGCTGTTCCGCAACATCGACCGGTACGACCACCGGCTCAAGTTCTCCACCTGGATCTACAAGATCGCCACCAATCTGGCGTTTGACGAGCTACGGCGACGCAAGCGGCGCCAGACCCAGCCGTTCACCCGCGAGATCGAGTCGCTGCCCGACGACCACGCCGCCCGGCACGATCCCCAGGCGGCCCATCGGCCCGATCCCGAGCAGGCGCTGCTGCGGTCGGAGGCGGCCCAGGCAATCCTGGCGGCCCTGCAGGAGCTGCCGGCGGACCACCGCCAGCTGTTCGTGCTTAAAGAGATGGAACAACTGCCCCTGGAGGAGATCAGCCAGATCACCGGGATCAAGGTGGGCACGTTGAAATCGCGCCTGTTCCGGTCGCGCGAATTCCTGCGGGAGCGGCTGACGGGATATTTTCAGCGAGGTCATGCGTGA